The following are encoded together in the Proteiniphilum saccharofermentans genome:
- a CDS encoding glycosyltransferase yields the protein MKEIICVTTYPPRECGIATFSDDLIRAIEVKFGSSFTVKVCALASQSEQHTYGDKVKYVLNTSEAADFPDMARRINEDPDTEMVLIQHEFGLFAEHETAFLKFAGLIRKPLIIVFHTVLPNPSPEQKKYLRQLARRCSAVIAMTQTSAEILEKDYDIEPNKINIIPHGTHLVSHKDKKKLKEKYKVTGRRILTTFGLLSPGKSLETTLEALPDIIKENPTVLFLIIGKTHPTILKTVGEAYRDMLKARVVELGLTDYVRFVNLYLDLPVLLEYLQLTDVYLFTSADPNQAVSGTFVYALSCGCPIIATPIPHALELLKDNSGLIFDFKNSGQLAKATNRLLKSKKLRSGMRIAGLQKTAETAWENTAIAYTRLFNKELKNEETLIYSLPPVNPDHIKRMSSSFAMIQFSKGNRPDIRSGYTLDDNARALVALCRLYVETKDVSCEKYIKKYLDFIRFCQQADGTFLNYVDKDLAFTAQNDEDKLEDSNARAIYALGYFISQRGKFPDRWTEDAIETFEQTFDMIMGMRSPRSIGFAIKGLFYFQRTFPGSEVIKLITVLAERLTSCYRQNREDKWKWFEAYLTYDNSILPESLLYAYQITKNNIYRKIAEESFHFLLDNILITQQIKVVSNQGWLQKAVKGKRYGEQPIDIAGTVIALSAFYSVSGQEEYREKQKVAFSWFLGNNHLHQIIYNPVTGGCYDGLEEHNVNLNQGAESAVSYLMARLCMNDNPINETVKNTPGIRSL from the coding sequence TTTTACCGTAAAAGTTTGTGCTTTAGCATCGCAAAGCGAACAGCATACGTATGGTGATAAAGTGAAGTATGTATTAAACACCTCGGAAGCTGCCGATTTCCCGGACATGGCTCGGAGAATAAATGAAGATCCGGATACGGAGATGGTACTTATCCAGCACGAATTCGGCTTGTTTGCCGAACACGAAACAGCATTTTTGAAGTTCGCAGGCTTGATTAGAAAACCGCTTATTATTGTTTTTCATACCGTACTGCCCAATCCGTCGCCGGAGCAAAAAAAATACCTCAGACAACTTGCCCGCCGCTGTTCTGCGGTAATCGCAATGACACAGACATCGGCTGAGATACTTGAAAAAGATTATGATATAGAACCCAATAAAATAAATATCATTCCACACGGGACCCATTTAGTATCGCACAAAGACAAAAAGAAACTGAAAGAAAAATATAAAGTTACCGGACGCCGCATTCTTACTACTTTTGGATTGTTAAGTCCGGGCAAAAGCCTTGAAACTACCCTCGAAGCATTGCCGGACATTATAAAGGAAAACCCGACTGTGTTGTTCCTGATTATAGGAAAGACACATCCTACCATACTCAAAACAGTCGGGGAAGCTTATCGGGACATGCTGAAAGCGCGGGTCGTTGAGTTGGGACTGACGGATTATGTAAGATTTGTCAATCTCTATTTAGACCTTCCTGTTTTGTTGGAATATTTACAACTGACCGATGTTTACTTATTTACTTCGGCCGACCCGAACCAGGCCGTAAGCGGCACTTTCGTGTATGCTTTAAGCTGCGGGTGTCCTATTATCGCTACGCCTATACCGCATGCGCTGGAACTGCTGAAAGATAATTCGGGGTTGATTTTTGATTTTAAAAATTCTGGTCAACTGGCTAAAGCGACCAATAGATTACTGAAAAGTAAAAAATTGCGATCCGGGATGAGGATCGCCGGATTGCAGAAGACAGCCGAAACAGCATGGGAAAATACGGCTATTGCTTATACGCGGTTGTTTAATAAGGAACTCAAAAATGAGGAGACACTTATTTATTCGTTGCCTCCCGTCAACCCCGACCATATTAAAAGAATGAGCAGTTCTTTTGCAATGATCCAGTTCTCAAAGGGAAACCGTCCGGATATCCGTTCGGGTTATACCCTGGATGATAACGCACGTGCATTGGTAGCCTTGTGCCGGTTATATGTTGAAACGAAAGACGTGTCGTGCGAAAAATACATTAAGAAATACCTTGATTTCATCCGGTTTTGCCAGCAAGCGGATGGTACTTTTTTGAATTATGTAGATAAAGACCTTGCATTTACTGCTCAAAATGATGAAGATAAATTGGAAGACAGTAATGCCCGCGCCATTTATGCATTGGGTTATTTTATTTCACAGAGGGGGAAATTCCCGGATAGATGGACTGAAGATGCGATAGAGACCTTCGAACAAACATTTGATATGATTATGGGGATGAGATCCCCCAGAAGTATAGGGTTCGCTATAAAAGGTTTGTTTTATTTCCAGCGTACCTTTCCCGGTAGTGAAGTCATCAAACTTATTACTGTATTAGCTGAAAGGCTGACCAGCTGTTACCGGCAGAACCGTGAAGATAAATGGAAATGGTTTGAAGCTTACCTGACGTATGATAACAGCATCCTTCCGGAGAGCCTGCTCTACGCATACCAGATAACCAAAAATAACATATACAGGAAAATAGCCGAGGAGTCTTTCCATTTTTTATTGGATAATATACTTATTACACAGCAGATAAAAGTTGTCTCCAATCAGGGATGGCTTCAAAAAGCGGTCAAAGGTAAAAGATATGGCGAACAGCCTATCGATATAGCCGGTACCGTGATTGCACTGTCCGCATTTTATTCCGTATCCGGCCAGGAAGAATACCGGGAAAAGCAAAAAGTCGCTTTCAGCTGGTTTCTGGGAAATAATCACCTTCACCAGATTATTTACAATCCGGTGACCGGAGGATGTTATGACGGACTGGAAGAACATAATGTTAATTTAAACCAGGGCGCGGAGTCGGCCGTATCTTATCTGATGGCAAGGCTTTGCATGAACGATAATCCGATCAATGAGACTGTAAAAAACACGCCTGGAATACGATCGCTATAA
- a CDS encoding RNA recognition motif domain-containing protein produces the protein MNIYVSNLNFSTTSESLQELFAAYGEVTSAKIITDRDTDRSRGFGFVEMSNDTEGQKAIAELNDTDFEGKTITVNVARPKTERNQGGYNNRGGGGGYNRNRY, from the coding sequence ATGAACATTTACGTATCAAATTTAAATTTCAGCACAACAAGCGAGAGTCTACAGGAACTATTTGCGGCGTACGGTGAAGTAACCTCCGCTAAAATTATCACAGACAGAGATACAGACAGATCGCGAGGTTTCGGTTTTGTTGAAATGTCTAACGACACAGAAGGTCAAAAAGCCATTGCCGAATTGAATGACACCGATTTTGAAGGAAAGACAATTACCGTAAACGTGGCACGCCCCAAGACCGAAAGAAACCAGGGTGGCTATAACAATCGTGGAGGTGGCGGTGGTTATAATAGAAATCGCTATTAA
- a CDS encoding RecQ family ATP-dependent DNA helicase, with protein sequence MEQSKIITFFDTEIDPNNHRILDIGSIKGNGERLHIASVKEFADFIAGTAYICGHNILTHDLKYIAKEIPGLNNLNIIDTLYLSPLLFPAQPYHNLVKDDKLDPENYNNPLNDSIKAKNLLYDEINEFAKLDEELKRIYYLLLANVKEFAGFFQYIDFSSNQINVAIEIRRKFEAEICSNADIEYLVNAYPVELAYCLALINARNRYSITPPWVLKNYPVAENVMFLLRNSPCITGCAYCNSFLDVHKALKKYFGFDSYREYDGEALQENAVKAAVASKSLLAIFPTGGGKSLAFQVPALMAGESAKALTVVISPLQSLMKDQVDNLEKNGIIDAVTINGLLDPIQRAKSIERVEDGSASILYLSPESLRSRTIERLLLGRKIARFVIDEAHCFSIWGQDFRPDYMYIADFIHLIQDNKQLDEPIPVSCFTATAKQKVIEDIRDYFSKKLSLDLDLFVSGTSRSNLHYMVFNNENDDEKYNTLRNLIDSKDCSIIVYTSRTYRATKLAERLCDDGFSARVYHGKMDVKQKKENQDAFMSGEVRVIVATSAFGMGVDKKDVGMVIHYEISDSLENYVQEAGRAGRDENITADCYVLFNEQDLDKHFTLLNQTKLNIKEVQQIWKAIKELTGFRSTISNSALEIARKAGWDDNLAEIETRVKSAIAALEDVGYLKRGQNMPRIFANSILTKNAEDAIIKIRNSPHFDDKQEVQATRIIKKLFSNKSHRHASDEVAESRVDYISDHLGIVREDVIRIINLMREEEILADAKDLTAFIRKNEKQNQSLFILETYSKIENFLLSALDEQGATYNLKVLNEGAGQEGCRNVSTDKIKTIINFWDIKKWIKRERYENYNNSPNHVSIAFKEPKDKIKELLEKRQELSKFILEYIFEKNKKAIQDTAGDEMLVEFSVLELKSEYEKAQMLFKLEITFDDIEDALFYLSRIESIKIEGGFLVVYNKLTVERLEKNNSKRYTTDDYEKLDRFYKNKIEQIHIVGEYAKKMIRGYKEALLFVEDYFQLNHASFLNKYFSNSRQNELKRNITPTKFRQIFGELSTEQLKIIKDSKSKYIVVAAGPGSGKTKVLVHKLASLLLMEDVKHEQLLMLTFSRAAATEFKKRLIKLIGNAAYFVEIKTFHSFCFDLLGFVGNVEKSEDIVRIATEKIKSRDIELSKITKTVLVIDEAQDMSADEFSLIRALMEFNEDMRVIAVGDDDQNIYAFRGSDSKYMKSLIDEKESVKYELIENYRSKNNLVQFSNKFARKLTHRLKKGPIIAVDNNNGKVRIVYYNNTDNLIVPLVNNICETGLRGTTCVLTRTNDEASLVAGLLLKRGLKASLIQSNDSFNLYDLLEMRYFVEQINSDISSPKIGDHIWEKSKQELQKKFGNSTKIEIVNRLIKEFEETNKYGKYKSDLALFIKESKLEDFLPQDGETIFISTMHKAKGQEFDNIFLLLENFVLSGDEEKRLLYVAMTRAKQNLYLHLNGSYLNNINMESIERMVDFDMYGQPDELRLHLSHKDVWLGYFMNRQWSLEKLVSGDELRVEGDTCFNLQNRPVLKFSQHFCSSRLEPLLQKGYNLQSANVNFIVYWKNQDMDTEVKIILPELKFVKSR encoded by the coding sequence ATGGAACAAAGTAAAATCATTACTTTTTTTGATACCGAAATTGATCCTAATAATCATAGAATACTAGACATTGGGAGTATAAAGGGCAATGGAGAAAGACTCCATATTGCTTCGGTTAAGGAGTTTGCTGATTTTATAGCCGGAACGGCGTATATATGCGGACATAATATACTTACACACGATTTAAAATACATCGCAAAAGAGATACCGGGTTTGAATAACCTGAATATAATAGATACACTTTACCTTTCACCTTTATTATTTCCTGCACAACCATACCATAACCTGGTAAAAGACGATAAGCTCGATCCTGAAAACTATAATAATCCGCTTAATGATTCAATAAAAGCCAAAAATCTATTGTATGATGAGATAAACGAATTTGCAAAATTGGACGAGGAACTGAAGCGAATTTATTATTTGCTCTTAGCCAATGTGAAAGAATTTGCCGGCTTTTTTCAGTATATCGATTTCTCTTCCAATCAAATAAATGTAGCAATAGAGATACGAAGAAAATTTGAAGCGGAGATATGTAGTAATGCAGATATTGAATATCTTGTTAACGCATATCCGGTAGAACTTGCTTATTGCCTTGCACTTATCAATGCGAGAAACCGTTATTCGATCACACCTCCATGGGTTCTTAAAAATTATCCTGTAGCAGAAAATGTGATGTTTCTGCTACGGAATAGTCCCTGCATTACAGGTTGTGCTTATTGCAACAGTTTTTTAGACGTTCATAAGGCGTTGAAAAAATATTTCGGTTTCGACTCTTATCGTGAATATGATGGCGAGGCTTTGCAGGAAAATGCCGTAAAGGCGGCAGTTGCCAGTAAATCTCTGCTTGCAATATTCCCAACGGGAGGAGGGAAATCGCTGGCCTTCCAGGTTCCGGCACTTATGGCGGGTGAAAGTGCAAAAGCGCTGACTGTTGTGATCTCTCCATTACAATCCTTAATGAAGGACCAAGTGGATAATCTCGAGAAGAACGGTATCATTGATGCTGTTACCATTAACGGGTTGCTGGATCCGATTCAAAGGGCGAAATCGATAGAAAGAGTGGAAGATGGCTCTGCATCGATTTTGTATCTCTCACCCGAATCATTGCGGTCAAGAACGATAGAACGCTTATTACTGGGCAGGAAAATCGCCCGCTTCGTGATTGATGAAGCACATTGTTTCTCTATCTGGGGACAGGATTTCAGGCCGGATTACATGTATATCGCTGATTTTATACACTTGATCCAGGATAATAAACAACTCGATGAACCGATACCTGTCTCCTGTTTTACAGCTACTGCAAAGCAAAAAGTAATAGAAGACATAAGGGATTATTTCAGCAAAAAACTTTCGCTTGATCTTGATCTTTTTGTCTCCGGTACTTCAAGGTCGAATCTTCATTATATGGTATTCAATAATGAAAATGACGATGAAAAATACAATACTCTACGAAATCTTATCGACTCGAAAGATTGTTCGATTATTGTATATACTTCCAGAACCTATCGAGCCACTAAATTAGCCGAAAGATTATGCGACGATGGTTTCAGCGCAAGGGTTTACCATGGAAAAATGGATGTGAAGCAGAAAAAGGAGAATCAGGATGCTTTTATGTCGGGGGAAGTCAGGGTAATTGTGGCTACCTCTGCTTTTGGGATGGGAGTCGACAAGAAAGATGTGGGGATGGTGATCCATTATGAGATTTCTGATTCTCTGGAGAATTATGTGCAGGAAGCCGGCCGCGCGGGTCGAGATGAGAATATTACCGCCGATTGTTACGTCTTATTCAACGAGCAGGATCTGGACAAACATTTCACCTTGCTCAACCAGACAAAACTCAACATTAAAGAGGTGCAACAAATCTGGAAAGCGATCAAAGAACTTACCGGTTTCAGATCGACAATATCCAATTCAGCTTTGGAGATTGCCCGGAAAGCAGGATGGGATGATAACCTGGCCGAGATAGAAACACGGGTCAAGTCGGCAATAGCAGCACTCGAAGATGTAGGATATTTAAAACGAGGTCAAAATATGCCCCGGATTTTTGCCAACAGTATTCTCACGAAAAATGCGGAGGATGCGATTATAAAGATCCGGAATTCTCCACATTTCGACGACAAGCAGGAGGTACAGGCGACAAGGATAATCAAAAAACTGTTTTCAAATAAAAGTCATAGACATGCTTCAGATGAAGTGGCCGAGTCGCGTGTCGATTATATTTCCGATCATTTGGGTATTGTCCGGGAGGATGTCATACGCATCATAAACTTGATGCGTGAAGAAGAGATATTGGCGGATGCAAAAGATCTCACCGCTTTTATCCGGAAAAATGAAAAACAGAACCAATCACTTTTCATACTGGAAACATACAGCAAGATAGAGAATTTTTTGTTGTCGGCATTGGATGAACAGGGGGCAACGTACAATCTGAAGGTACTGAACGAGGGTGCGGGACAGGAGGGATGTAGGAATGTCTCTACCGATAAGATAAAAACGATCATCAACTTTTGGGATATAAAGAAATGGATCAAACGGGAACGGTACGAGAATTACAATAATTCCCCAAACCATGTCTCGATAGCTTTTAAGGAGCCGAAGGATAAAATAAAGGAACTGCTTGAAAAAAGACAGGAACTCTCGAAATTCATTCTGGAATATATTTTTGAGAAAAATAAAAAGGCAATTCAGGATACTGCAGGAGATGAAATGTTGGTCGAGTTTTCGGTGCTGGAATTGAAAAGCGAATACGAAAAAGCGCAGATGCTTTTTAAACTGGAAATTACCTTTGATGATATAGAGGATGCCCTCTTTTATCTTTCCCGTATTGAATCTATCAAAATTGAAGGTGGTTTTCTTGTCGTCTATAACAAGCTTACGGTTGAAAGGTTAGAGAAAAATAATTCCAAGCGTTATACGACTGACGATTATGAGAAACTCGATCGATTCTACAAAAATAAAATAGAGCAGATACATATTGTTGGCGAGTATGCCAAGAAGATGATAAGGGGGTATAAGGAAGCGCTATTATTTGTGGAGGATTACTTCCAACTGAACCATGCCTCTTTTCTGAATAAATATTTCAGTAACAGCAGGCAAAATGAGTTGAAAAGAAATATTACTCCTACTAAGTTCAGACAGATTTTCGGTGAATTATCCACGGAGCAATTAAAAATCATAAAAGACAGCAAGTCGAAATATATCGTTGTTGCTGCGGGCCCGGGAAGCGGGAAGACAAAAGTGTTGGTGCATAAACTTGCCTCGTTGCTGTTGATGGAAGATGTGAAACATGAGCAGTTGTTGATGCTTACGTTCTCACGGGCGGCCGCCACCGAGTTTAAGAAACGACTGATAAAACTGATCGGTAATGCCGCATATTTTGTGGAAATAAAAACTTTTCATTCTTTTTGCTTTGATTTATTGGGATTTGTCGGAAATGTGGAGAAATCAGAGGATATAGTCCGCATAGCAACCGAAAAAATAAAAAGCCGTGATATAGAATTAAGCAAGATAACGAAAACGGTTTTAGTGATCGATGAAGCGCAAGATATGAGCGCTGATGAATTTTCTTTGATAAGAGCCTTGATGGAATTCAATGAAGATATGCGTGTGATAGCTGTTGGTGACGACGATCAAAATATCTATGCCTTCAGGGGATCCGATTCAAAGTATATGAAATCGTTGATAGATGAAAAAGAGTCGGTGAAATACGAGCTGATAGAGAACTACAGAAGTAAAAATAATCTCGTGCAATTCTCGAATAAATTTGCACGAAAACTCACTCACAGGCTTAAAAAAGGCCCGATCATCGCTGTTGATAACAATAATGGAAAAGTAAGGATTGTATATTATAATAATACGGATAACCTTATTGTTCCATTGGTGAATAATATCTGTGAAACAGGACTGAGAGGAACTACCTGTGTGCTTACAAGGACTAATGATGAGGCTTCCTTGGTGGCCGGACTTTTATTGAAAAGAGGATTGAAAGCCAGTCTTATACAATCTAATGACAGCTTTAATTTATATGATTTGCTCGAAATGCGATATTTTGTTGAGCAGATAAATTCAGATATTTCTTCACCAAAAATAGGTGATCATATCTGGGAAAAATCCAAACAGGAGTTACAAAAAAAGTTTGGTAATAGTACAAAGATTGAAATTGTAAATAGACTTATAAAAGAATTTGAGGAGACCAATAAATATGGAAAATACAAATCTGATTTAGCTCTGTTTATAAAAGAATCGAAGCTCGAAGATTTCCTTCCGCAAGATGGTGAAACGATATTTATATCGACCATGCATAAGGCGAAAGGACAGGAATTTGACAATATCTTTTTACTTTTGGAAAATTTCGTTCTTTCTGGCGATGAAGAAAAACGATTACTGTATGTGGCAATGACCCGGGCAAAGCAAAATCTTTATCTTCATCTCAACGGTTCGTATCTCAATAATATAAATATGGAATCGATAGAGAGAATGGTGGATTTTGATATGTATGGGCAACCTGATGAACTGCGCCTCCATTTAAGTCACAAAGATGTATGGCTGGGGTATTTTATGAATAGGCAGTGGAGTCTGGAGAAGTTGGTCAGTGGGGATGAATTGAGGGTTGAAGGGGATACTTGCTTTAACCTCCAGAATCGACCGGTATTAAAGTTTTCACAACATTTTTGTTCTAGTCGATTGGAACCTTTGTTACAAAAAGGATATAATCTCCAATCCGCTAACGTTAACTTTATTGTATATTGGAAAAACCAGGATATGGATACGGAGGTGAAGATAATTCTCCCAGAACTGAAATTTGTGAAAAGCCGGTAG
- a CDS encoding DNA alkylation repair protein, whose amino-acid sequence MIRNAEINQQFQLLAETDYKVFNEKLIPTNYEIRGIRMPALKKLAKELSREPEIETYLENAEFTTYEHVLLYGLVLGNLNKFRLETVFRYMDPLILRFDNWAHVDTLTSAFRVFKKYPEEVLEHFLPLKNDEGEFTKRFFVILLMCHYMDEKYIDRTLQQLSEVPQGQYYVDMAIAWTLSVGLVKFYDKTLSYLEQKTFSKFVHNKAIRKARESYRITPEIKELLNGMKIK is encoded by the coding sequence ATGATTCGAAATGCAGAAATAAACCAACAGTTTCAGCTATTGGCGGAAACCGATTACAAGGTTTTCAATGAAAAACTGATCCCGACGAATTATGAAATACGGGGAATCCGTATGCCGGCACTGAAAAAACTGGCAAAGGAACTATCCAGAGAACCTGAGATTGAGACCTATCTGGAAAATGCGGAGTTCACCACCTACGAACATGTGCTGCTTTACGGTTTAGTATTAGGCAATTTGAACAAATTTCGGCTGGAAACCGTGTTCAGGTATATGGATCCGTTGATCCTTCGATTCGACAATTGGGCACATGTAGATACGCTCACCTCGGCCTTCAGGGTCTTCAAAAAATATCCGGAAGAAGTATTGGAACATTTCCTGCCACTGAAAAACGACGAAGGGGAATTCACCAAGCGTTTTTTCGTGATCCTGCTGATGTGTCACTATATGGATGAGAAATATATAGACAGGACATTGCAACAGCTGTCGGAAGTTCCGCAAGGACAGTATTATGTGGATATGGCTATTGCCTGGACACTCAGCGTGGGACTGGTCAAGTTTTATGATAAAACCCTGTCCTATCTCGAACAAAAGACTTTCTCCAAATTTGTGCATAACAAGGCCATCCGGAAAGCACGTGAAAGCTATCGGATAACTCCTGAAATCAAAGAGTTGTTGAATGGGATGAAGATAAAGTGA
- a CDS encoding IbrB-like domain-containing protein yields the protein MNDKQKYTSPVYAVKAVPVEKVEANAYNPNVVAPPEMELLELSIWEDGYTMPCVCYYLPEEDKYELVDGFHRYLVMKTSKRIYEREKGCLPVTVIDKDLSNRMASTIRHNRARGTHSIELMTNIVAELKKAGMSDAWIMKNIGMDKDELLRFKQISGLAALFSDKDFSIPEHT from the coding sequence ATGAATGACAAACAGAAATATACAAGCCCGGTGTATGCCGTAAAGGCTGTGCCGGTAGAGAAGGTAGAAGCGAATGCATACAATCCCAATGTTGTTGCCCCGCCTGAAATGGAGCTCCTCGAATTATCGATATGGGAAGATGGTTATACCATGCCATGCGTATGTTACTATCTTCCGGAAGAGGACAAATATGAACTGGTGGACGGGTTCCACCGGTATCTGGTGATGAAAACATCAAAACGTATCTATGAGCGGGAAAAGGGATGTTTGCCGGTAACGGTGATAGATAAAGACCTTTCCAACCGTATGGCGTCGACGATCAGGCACAACCGTGCCCGCGGCACCCATAGCATTGAACTGATGACCAATATTGTGGCGGAACTCAAGAAAGCAGGAATGAGTGATGCATGGATCATGAAAAATATAGGGATGGACAAAGACGAATTACTTCGTTTCAAGCAAATCTCGGGTTTGGCAGCATTATTTTCCGATAAAGATTTCAGTATACCTGAACATACCTGA
- a CDS encoding DUF3440 domain-containing protein — MKKNVYELAMLRIKLLFNEFDNIYVSFSGGKDSGVMLNLCIQYIRENNPDRKIGVFFMDYEIQYSETIAYVDRVLEANADILEVYRVCVPFKVTTCTSMHQTYWRPWDEDCKDFWVRDMPAGSYRKEDFPFYHPGIWDSEFYILFAQWYHLQKNAKKTCCLVGIRTQESSHRWRTIHGKRKHHMFRNLKWTKQLSKDIYNAYVIHDWLTTDVWTANGRFGWDYNRLYDLYYQAGVPLEKQRVASPFLLAAQESLHLYRAIDPDMWGKMICRVNGINFTSLYGHTSVVAQKKITLPAGHTWESYMHFLLSTLPEEIRQNYLRKLSVSINFWRKRGGCLPEKSIQQLQEMGIDIEVVDHTNYKTEKCPVRMEYQDDLDVPGFKYLPTFKRMCICILRNDHLCKYMGFAMTKKELALRNKVMDFYQGIYNT; from the coding sequence ATGAAAAAGAACGTGTATGAACTGGCCATGCTGCGGATAAAGTTATTATTCAATGAATTCGATAATATCTATGTCTCTTTTTCCGGCGGTAAGGACAGCGGTGTGATGTTGAACCTTTGTATACAATATATAAGGGAGAACAATCCGGACAGAAAGATCGGTGTGTTTTTTATGGACTATGAAATACAGTACAGCGAGACGATAGCGTATGTCGACAGGGTGCTGGAGGCAAATGCCGATATTCTGGAAGTATACCGCGTATGTGTACCTTTCAAGGTGACCACTTGTACGTCGATGCATCAGACTTATTGGCGTCCATGGGATGAGGATTGCAAAGATTTCTGGGTAAGGGATATGCCCGCCGGAAGCTATCGGAAAGAAGATTTCCCGTTCTACCATCCCGGTATATGGGATTCCGAATTCTATATTCTTTTTGCCCAATGGTATCATTTGCAGAAGAATGCAAAGAAAACCTGCTGCCTGGTCGGAATACGCACCCAGGAAAGTTCGCATCGGTGGAGAACGATCCATGGCAAAAGGAAACATCATATGTTTCGTAACCTGAAGTGGACAAAACAGTTGTCGAAAGATATTTACAATGCCTATGTGATACATGACTGGCTGACGACGGATGTGTGGACGGCTAACGGCCGTTTCGGTTGGGACTACAACCGGCTGTACGATCTCTATTATCAGGCGGGCGTTCCGCTGGAAAAACAACGTGTAGCCAGTCCTTTCCTTTTGGCGGCACAGGAAAGCCTGCATCTTTACCGGGCTATCGACCCCGATATGTGGGGGAAAATGATATGCCGTGTGAACGGCATCAATTTCACATCCCTCTATGGCCACACAAGCGTGGTGGCACAGAAAAAGATCACTCTGCCGGCAGGGCATACATGGGAGAGTTATATGCACTTCCTTTTGTCCACTTTGCCGGAAGAAATTCGTCAGAACTATTTGCGGAAGCTCTCGGTGAGTATCAATTTCTGGCGCAAACGGGGTGGCTGTCTTCCGGAAAAGTCGATACAACAACTGCAGGAGATGGGGATCGACATAGAGGTGGTGGACCATACCAATTATAAGACGGAGAAGTGTCCGGTCAGGATGGAGTATCAGGATGATCTCGATGTGCCCGGATTCAAATATCTTCCCACCTTCAAGCGGATGTGTATATGTATCCTCCGGAACGACCACTTGTGTAAATACATGGGATTTGCCATGACGAAGAAAGAACTTGCACTCCGTAATAAAGTAATGGATTTTTATCAAGGTATTTATAATACATGA
- a CDS encoding HAD family hydrolase has product MKMNFEAVIFDLDGTLVDSIEDIAESMNRVLSENHFPVHSLAAYKTFVGRGLLNLTRVSLPETAQDEKTVVACYNRMLEVYNDYCTEKTKPYEGIIPLLDELKSRELKLAVFSNKADKFTKKIVQTLMPGYFDIVVGMTTEDLKKPNPACALEISEHFGVRPENIVYLGDTGIDMQTARNAEMYGIGVLWGFRTKEELVSAGAEAILSHPLDLIGLRL; this is encoded by the coding sequence ATGAAAATGAATTTTGAAGCTGTAATTTTTGATCTTGACGGTACATTGGTGGATTCTATCGAAGATATCGCTGAGTCGATGAACAGGGTATTGTCCGAAAACCATTTTCCCGTGCATTCGTTGGCTGCATATAAAACTTTTGTGGGAAGGGGGCTCTTGAATCTTACCCGTGTATCACTGCCTGAGACTGCACAAGACGAAAAAACAGTCGTAGCGTGTTATAACCGGATGCTGGAAGTATATAATGATTATTGTACTGAAAAGACAAAACCCTACGAGGGGATCATACCATTGCTGGATGAACTGAAATCGCGTGAACTGAAACTCGCTGTTTTTTCGAACAAAGCGGATAAATTCACCAAAAAGATCGTGCAGACGTTGATGCCCGGTTACTTCGATATCGTAGTCGGAATGACGACAGAAGATCTCAAAAAACCAAATCCTGCATGTGCGTTGGAAATAAGCGAACATTTCGGAGTGCGCCCTGAAAACATCGTTTATCTGGGAGATACCGGGATCGATATGCAGACAGCTCGCAATGCGGAAATGTATGGAATAGGGGTGCTTTGGGGGTTCAGGACAAAAGAGGAACTGGTCTCTGCCGGGGCTGAAGCCATATTGAGCCATCCTCTGGATTTGATTGGATTACGATTATAA